TGGAACATTGAGTGAAGCATTGCCCTCTGCTGTTTCCAATCATGAGAATCTGAATTAATAATACCATTTCCAAGAAATTCAAAGATGTCATGGAAATTGGGGCCTTTCCCATAGTTGCCAAAATTCTTGCTTGTGATGTGGGTGACATTCATGGGATCGCAGGTCAAGATAAAGTTGGTGTCTGTGAGCCATGGTCCTTGAAACTTTAGAGTGCCTCCATGATGTTTCAAGACCAAAGTTATAAAATCATGGATATCTGACACATTACGCCAAACTGCTGGTAGCATACCAATGATTGGCCAATTTGGGAGAAGTACATTTCTATTGCATCTCCGAACATGGATGAATCATGAATATGAGGAAGAAAATGGTTACAAATACTGCAAAATATTCTATCATGGCCATTATATGTTTGTATGTCGACTCAAATATTAAGTATGTTTCTGATTGTGTATATGATGCCAGTAGATGATTTCTTATAATATGTAAAACTAGTGCGATAACCCGTGCATTGTACGAAATTTtatgttgaaattttttaataaataaattagttttttatatatgtaatttttaaattataaataagtcaatcgtgtataagtcaaccgtttaataatatatgaagaaaaagtagaataaataaatgaaattgtgttgtatacgtcaaacatttccaaaaactcCCTTAAACACTATATTTAAAGTGGTGGTCTGTTGTTTGCTCGACTCATCgagtatacaaagtttaagaccatttcttgagcgtactcttgagagagctacatataactgaccatgagtgaagacaGAACTCGAAAGGAAGAGCCTAACCTGAGATAATGTTTGTCCTTGACCTTTGTTTATGGTCATTGCAAAGCTTACTGCAATTTgaaactgtcttcttctgaatttaattgcaAATTTGGAATCATAAGGAACCAAGTCCATTATTAAAATGTGCATTTTTTCATTAGCATTTGTTCCtgtgataacagttgcaccaataacacgttcaccaagttcatccacaattaacctggttTCATTGCATAAACCTActgcttggtctatatttctcaaaagcatgatttaagtaccaactttcaataataaTTTGTGGTTtgaaattcctgaacttttagcGTCGTTCAAAAATTATGTGTTAACCCATCATCTCGGATTTCAATATTCTCATCAGATCGCAAGGTAGAGTCGaagctcagatattcatgttctggtgcagctatcatgtcaagcatgtaagtgtttatcatttcaacagcctCTAGTGTAGGGGTCAATTTtgctctatcttgaaagaattgcgGGTTTTTCATTTTGTTCGTAAGGTCAGGAACTCGTGCAATGCACGAAGTATAGTTctgaatatattaaaatttatttttaatatatggattatttttttatatagatgATAAATAAACACAAATATAATTATATGTTTAATTAATATGATTATgatataaaaattgaatatataattaattgcatgattttttttatttcgtttttcccatatctaAATAATTCTACACAATTTATAACATATAAAAGATGtgatattttttggtacatcagactGATAAATTGCACCATCCAGTAATTGATCTTTCGACCTCTCCCACTCAAcccataaaattataataaaatttgctcatttcttatttttaattgaaaatattttaatgtaaacGTTCCATCGGattctatattcacaatcaaattgcaATGTTTTTGTATCTCTActcctaaaaatatttaaaaagtatagaaaaagtttaaaaattatattaaaacattttctattagtttcatcTTGAAGGTATTTTTATGCTAAATATTTCTCATTGTATGAGCTTTTTGATATATAACCTAAATATCAACAAATATAGACTATATATTTTACATCCCCGTGTGACAAattgttctctctctctctctctctgaaaatattttaatgtaaacGTTCTTTCCCGTGGAATCCCTATTTTCAATGCATTAATAAATCTACTCTTaagattatttcaaaagtatggAAAAGGTAGTTGTTATTATTTTCCATAGTTGCTGCAATTGAGATTTCAGAGCATTTGCAAACTCTGACTTTGGATATGTATGGGGAGATACCGACCCAATCGACCATTTACAGTATTTTAATACTAAGATGGTCATTGGAGGGGCGACCGACGCTGTGAAGTGCAGATTGTTACCTTCAACGTTTAAGGGCGTGGCCATGACTTGGTTTATTAAACAACCCCCATATTCCATTTCCAACTTCACTGATTTGTCAACTAAGTTTCTAACACAATTTTCGGCCAATCAAGCACAAAAGGCGACCCCAGCTGATTTATTCAATATTCGCCAACATGCGGGCGAGCGTATCAAAACATACATGTCTCGATTTAGCAGAGTTTCGGTGCAGTTAGAGGACGCCAGTCCGGACGTATGTGTGGCGGCCTTCAAAAATGGGCTCAGATGCGGCTCGTTGAACAAAGATTTAACTAGAAGGCATGCCAAAGATATGATGGATTTGCGCGCACGGGTACAATAATTTATCTTGGTTGAACAAGATGAGCAAACTAAAAAAGATAGGGACAATTGGCGGGCTCAATCGGATGTTTCATCAGAAAAAGGCCGTGCTTCTAAAGAACAACGACCCGCTCAAACACCGCGCCAGCCAAGGCCGGCGCCCTATTCTTCAGGAAGACAGGGGCCACAAAGTAACAGTTGGCATCAGAACAATCAACCTGTTTCGGTGAATCCGGCGGTCCAAGGAGGAAATGCTCCCGCCCAGGGTCATCAAACCAAATTGAACGCCCCTCTCAGCACAATCCTGCGAGCAGTAGGGCAAACCAATGTAGTCCAATACCCAAGGCCACCTAGGCGGCCTCCTGCGAACGTAGACACAACgaagtggtgtgaattccaTAAAGCCATGGGACACAATACTGATAATTGCTGGACCTTGCGCAAGGAGATTGAACGACTGATCAAAGCGGGGCATTTGTCCAACTTTGTCTCAGGAGAAAATACACAGCCAGAAGCAGTCAAAAACACGGGCGGTGATTTGTCAAAGGGCAAAGAGCTAGTTGAGGAGTTGGGAGTGCCCGCCGGGTCCTGCTCATCAATCGCAGGGAGATTTGGCGGCGGGCGTGTATCTAGCAAAGGAAGGAAAAGATATGTTGAGGCAGTAAACTCGGTGCACCACGCTTACGAGGGGGAATGTTGGCTGAATCATACTCCTATTACTTTCTCGCCAAAAGATTTTGATCATGTGATTCCGCATGATAATGATCCAATAGTGGTGACTCTGCGCGTAAATAACTATGTTACTAAGAAAGTTTTTCTAGACCAAGGCAGTTCTAGATACATCAtatatggcgatgcatttgaGAGATTGGGCTTAAAGGAGTCAGACTTAAAGCCATATACGGGGTGTTTAGTTGGATTCACAGGCGATCGGGCCAAGGTCCGAGGCTATGTGGAATTGGACACTGCTTTTGGTGAGGGCGAATATGtg
This is a stretch of genomic DNA from Lotus japonicus ecotype B-129 chromosome 1, LjGifu_v1.2. It encodes these proteins:
- the LOC130709960 gene encoding uncharacterized protein LOC130709960, which codes for MGHNTDNCWTLRKEIERLIKAGHLSNFVSGENTQPEAVKNTGGDLSKGKELVEELGVPAGSCSSIAGRFGGGRVSSKGRKRYVEAVNSVHHAYEGECWLNHTPITFSPKDFDHVIPHDNDPIVVTLRVNNYVTKKVFLDQGSSRYIIYGDAFERLGLKESDLKPYTGCLVGFTGDRAKVRGYVELDTAFGEGEYVKKFQVKYLILPCKATYNVLLGRDTLNKICAIISTAHLTVKYPACNGKVGILRVDQEAARACYAQSLELYGKKAAKEAHRVTEIFPHEDFNLDLRDDSEELRPQPAKKPNLFTYLGVL